GTGTCATGCGTGTCCCGGATGCTGTACATCACACTCCAGCCTTTTGGGATCTGGACTCCCTGAGGAGACAGAAGACATGTCTCTGTCAGAATGTCTCAATCCGCCAGTTATATAGAGTTATATAGCTGAAAAATTTAGTCTCATTTGTGCTTCCTAACGTGGACATTCCTCTGATATTCCTAAGAAAACATTGGGAATAGAATTCTTATGGACCAAAGTCCAAGTAAGACACTCTTCAAAAACGTTcttcaaaaactttttttaaaaaagttattCAAAAACGCTCTTCAAAAACGCTCATCAAAGAACCCTCTTCAAAACGatcttaaaaaaatgtcttcaaaaaCGCTCGACAAAAAAGCTCTTCAAAAAACGCTCTTCAAAAAACGCTCTTCAAAAAACGCTCTCCAAAAACGCTTTCCAACAAAGTTTGGTCAGAAAACGATGAAGAAATTAGCAATTACAATTTCcccaaaatacagtatatatttatggattaaaatcaataataataaatataaatatgacgCTTTGTGGACCACTCACATCGAGCTCAAAGGTCTGCAAGGCGGTGCGATAGGCGCCCGACACGGGCGTGAACAGCCTCAGGACCTCTTTGATGACACAGTCCAGGTACTTGAGGCTGACGATGGTGTCCAGCTGCAGCTCGGCCTCGGGACTCAGGCAGCCGTTGTACAGGAGGCCGCGCGCTCTCAGCTCCTCCCTCAGCCGCTCCAGGACGGCGGGGTGACGGAGCAGCTGCGTGATGAGGGAGGTGCTGGCGCTGGCCGTGGTGGCGAAGGCGGCAAAGATCAGCTCGATGGTGGACTCCTGTGGTGAGAGAGAAGGTTTAATTGTTTTTCCAGTAAGAGTTCAGGACTTAAAaccttcctctctttctgtcactgaacacaaatcaatattattGACTCATTTCTAGTGGTAAATATGCAGCAGATGGTCATAGCAGGTGCATTTATGATGAATATTAGCTCAACAGGTGATTGTTTTTCAAAGAATAATCCAGGCTTTTTGAAGTGTGGGTGTATAGCGCCCCCTACACCaaggaaaaaaagcattttaggGTCTTAACAAAAGACCCTAAACTGTTTTCACAGAGTGAGCGTCTTTGTCTCACGTTCAAAAAACTTGATCCGTCACTTTGAGGTCATAAAAGTTAAATATATTGTACTAATAACTGTATGAAaaggtttttctttctctgcttgTTATTATACAGTTGTCAGTTCCATTTAAATCCTCATCCTTATTTTATGCTGTAATTATGACGCCAGACACAGTTTTCACTCCCTGCACAAATCAAGTGCACGCAATTagtttggaaaaataaaatatatgtaacTCATAATGAAAATTATACGAGTGTTAATTCTTGAGACGCAACGAGTCGTTTGTGTCCAACAACATCTGACGTCGCCCATTatgaaataaacagataaataaataaataatagccTGACGTGACTCTTGTTATAAACGTCTGctgttaactgtgtgtgtgtgtgtgtgtgtacaggaggCCTCTTTCAGACCCTCACTGGGGGAGTGTTGACTTATTTTTGGCCCTGGATTTAACCCAGAAACCACAGAGTGAAGCCGAGAGTTGAGTTTCCACAGAATTCCTCAGAATTACTTTAATAGGTAAATAGTGGgtgtgcctgtctgtgtgtgtgtgtgtgtgtgtgagagcatgcaCGCACgcctgtccgtgtgtgtgtgttaaagcatCAGCTTCTGTCTTCATGTTCtttacataaatgtgtgtatcaTGTGTCCAGGCTCAGCTCTTCACTGTGtaaacactgagtgtgtgtgtgtgtgtgcgcaatgGAGCTGTACAATTATCTCTAAATATTCTCAATCACAAAATCCAAATGTCCAAATCCAATAAAATATCAAATCTTTATGGTTTTTGGTTAGGTTAAATAATCCTATCAACATCTGTCAAAAACAATCACCatattgtgtgtgcgtgcgtgtgcgtgtgcgtgtgcatcaCCTTCAGCTCCTGCATGGTCAGCTCGGTGCCGTTCTCTTTGGCGCTCTCCATCAGGACGTCGAGTGCGTCTCTGTAATCCTTCCCCTGTGGAGACAGAGGTTTCTCTCTGATCGCTTTCTCGATGCTTTTCTGCAGCGCGTCACGAGCTCGGATtccctgcaaacacacaaacacacacatacacacaggtcaATTATTTAAATTTAGAGCACGTTTATAAAGTGTTTCCTGCTGTCAACGATGTCATACTCGTACCCTCCTGTAGCCGCTGAACGGCAGGTCGATGGGCAAACTGAACAGATTGTCCACAAAGTCCTGGAAGGTGTCGAAGAGattcctcatctcctcctcagAAACTCTGAAGCCCAACAGAACTCTGACGGCCATCGTGAACGACAGCCTCTGACTTTCTCTGTGGACAAAGAACAGCACAGAACACAGTCAGCTGAGGAACAGTCAGACAGTTGAAGAACAATCGTACAGTTGAGGAACAGTCGTACAGCTGAGGAACAGTCAGACAGCTGAAGAACAATCGTACAGTTGAAGAACAGTCAGACAGTTGAAGAACAGTTGTACAGTTGAAGAACAGTCAGACAGCTGAGAAACAGTCAGACAGGAACATTTGTACAGTTGAAGAACAGTCAGACAGCTGAGGAACAGTCGTACATGAACAGTCGTACAGTTAAATAACAGTCAGACAGCTGAGGAACAGTCGTACATGAACAGTCAGACAGCTGAGGAACAGTCGTACAGTTAAGGAACAGTCAGACAGGAACAGTCGTACAGTTTAAAGAACAGTCAGACATGAACAGTCGCACAGTTGAAGAACAGTCGTACAGTTGAAGAACAGTCGTACAGTTGAAGAACAGTCAGATAGGAACAGTCTTACAGCTGAGGAACAGTCAGTCATGAACAGTCATACAGTTGAAGAACAGTCAGACAGGAACAGTTGTATAAGGAATGAGTTAATCCTCACAGATTAGTTTCAGattaagtttttttaaatgtgagatGTCTGCTGCAGACGTTGACGTCACATGTTCTGTTTTATTCTCGCAGTGACGCGTCCTCATCGCCATGGCGACCGGCCGTGTTACCTGTAGACGTTGATGGGCTCGGGGTTGGAGCTCCACACTCGCAGACTCTCCTGGATCACCTGCTGGATTTTGGGGAGGTAAGACTCCAGGGCCTCGTGACTGAAGACTTTAGCAAACACCTGGAGAAACAGAGAAGGTGAAGGGGTGAAGGTGAGCGGGTGAATCTCCAGTGTAAACCTGCACCATTTACATTAAAAGCTCATCAATTCCACAACGTgtcaggaaataaaaacatgcacaaagaCAAACGTGCTTAAACACGTCTGAAAGCAGAAGATGGCGTCTGTCGCCATGGCGACCAGTTTGACATCAGTTAtctgtgtttgttaaaaaatCCTTTCAAtgaatgtgaaaatattcaGAGGATTTTCTCTGTTTGTCGTTCAGACAGCGCCACCATGTGGACGTTTAAAGAACACATGCTAAAAAAATATGATACAGGTTAAGCTCAAACATGAATTTATTACTAATTCATCTGTTAGACGGTGTAGTAAAGCAGGTTTGACTGTCTCTgttcttctgtctgtctctctgtgtctctgttcttCTGTCTGTGTCGCTctgcgtctctgtctctctgtgtctctgtctgtctctctctgtgtctctgtgtggacggCAGCAGGATCTGCTCCTGGTCCTGTGTTGGTTCCACACCTGGTTTGGGTTTTCCGCTCAGTGAAGTGAGACTGGAACATTTTCAACAAGCAAATTCTATATTAGCGAGAAATGGCGACTAATGAAGAGTTCACTTTAAAGAAGCTTCTGGAAAACGGACGGGgattattttaaattcacgcTGTAACTTGTGACGATGTTTGCGATGTTCTGAAGAAAAGAACGTCCAGCTGCtatttttcacctttttatatCGTAACTTAACACGAAATCTGCGTCTTCACATCCACACGGGTAAAAACACGTaaaaactttttctttctcagaAAGATTCACGATGTTTCCAACAAACCAAAATTCATCCGATGTTTTAACATGGTTTGAAAAATGCGGTAATTGCATTTACTTCAAAGTTCGCATTGCAGAAATCGTGGCTTGAaatgtgtaatgtaaatatatatttttattcaaaatgattacaatatttatgttgcaatgcgatattatcacgatatttaagtcacaatacaacgGTATTTATGTCACGATACGGCATTATCACAATATTGAAGTGACAATacgatatttatttataaatatatatattatattacgcTTCAATATAATCGTGATATTTATGTCGTGATACAAATTCACGGTATTTAAATTGGATGCAAATACGAACTCTCAGAAATTATGCTAACAGTGTCTCAAGTCGGTAGCTTCAGATTTAGCTTGCTAGTTAGCTTCACTTGAATTTAATTTCCGTGTTTCTCGCTTTACTCATGACACAAAAGAAATCGTTGGCATCGAGGTCACCATAGCAACTGCTTTAGCTCTGGTCGGGCTACGTCGTCATACAGGAAATGGTAGCGAtgttttattaattataattcCCGGAGATGTACGTTAAAATGCGAAAAGGTTGAAGATGGTCAGAATCAAGTTGCCATAGCAACCAGATTTACTCTCATTCTGCCACGATGCTACATGTGATGCTGTTTTTGATAGAAATGGAAAATATGCCGTAATTATGTGCgaagtttgcttgttttttttcatgtccttCTCTCTGAGTCACAACATTTCACACGACACAGtagctgatttgtttttttcttttttcatttctcttaTTGAATTATGACAAATatgctttaaaaatgtggaCTAAGTTGGACGTGGACCCAGCAAGTGTCCACATGTTCTAAACTCTTCTTTACTTAAAGAGGTTTTTGTGGACGCTCCAGCGTCTGTGCAGACAAAATGACTTTATTGTGTAGAAGTTTTCCATGTGTTCACgctgctgtgtgtgagcagacGAGCCGCCGCTCGGGTTTGGGTCGACTCCAGAACACGGGCACGTGTGGTTGTTGAGGCTCCAGACCATCAGCTGGGCACTCGCCTCCAAACCCCGCCcacttctctccctccctcagaatgaatgaacaatagtctacagagctgctgctgtgtgtatgtgtgtgtgtgtgtgtgtgtgtgtgtgtgagagagagagttagcGTAGCTACATTTCCTATACTTACAGATCAGATCACATGACCTGCTCCTGACCTCTGATCACACGAGATTAGGAACACAATCTCACAAGTCGCAGGAGAAAAACACGAGCAGCGGTGTCTGTGGGCGTGGAAATCACCGGAGACACCGCGATTACGATgctatcacgatatttaaatcaTGATTACGatgttatcacgatatttaagtcatgattaCGATGctatcgcgatatttaagtcatgattaCGATGCTATCGCGATATTTAATTCACGATTACGATgctatcacgatatttaagtcacaattaCGATgctatcacgatatttaagatTACCATGCTATCACGATATATAAGTCACGATTACGATgctatcacaatatttaagtcatgattaCGATgctatcacaatatttaagtcacgattaCGATgctatcacaatatttaagtcatgattaCGATagtgtgtaaaccactctcccacaccaaagcccatagagaaaaccagcgattttaacGTCCCAGCACACAGcagttgctgatccactgctgcctccatcactaagttcaaatgtgtcattttgtgagaTTGGCTTTTGAAAATCTTAGTTCAGATtaatctcagtgacacaaagtgaccacacgaggcagcagtagaccatcggctcctgtgtccccttgagctaaaatcgttgattttctctatggggtttggtgcgtGAAACATGTCCTGAAGACGCTTTTAAAAGTAGTAGCTGtagaacatgtttttctttttagatcATTTTCAggaatatttccaaaaaaaagaaaagggggaaaaagaaaagagaaaacatagtGAACGTTGTTGAGACAGTGAAAGATGACTGGACAGAAATGTTCGTTAGGCCAAAAGAAGGTTGTGTAACGCTGTGAATTTATCCATTTAACCCGTCTGCGCTGGATTAAGTGTAATTGGTCAATTTGGACGAGgagccgacacacacacacacacacacacacagagagagagagagagcagtgaggTTGAGCTACTGTAGAACGagtgactcagtgtgtgtgtgtgtgttggcgaACAGGAGGCAGAAAGGTAACTacaggtcagacacacacacacacacaatatctcGTCTGGCTGCCAATCAAACACAGTTTTTCATGCAGTGTCACTCTGGGAccttccaagtgtgtgtgtgtgtgtgtgtgtgtgtgtgtgtgtgtgttcagtacaacagtctcctttttttttcgcTGCACCACAAAAACGTGACTGTCTTCTGTTGCCTGCAGCGCAAAGACACAGgctttaagacacacacacacagggccgtCCTAATAACGTCCATATGTCTTAAATTATGTGAAAGTGCTGCGAGCTGCTGGTTCCACAGACATGTAAAGACTCTttattcttctctctctctctccctcctcttcccgTCTCTCCCTGCCCCTTCATcatctctcctttttcttttttcttttttttaaatataaaacattaataCTTTCACATCATCCCTCACTGCTgtcatcaaatcaaatcaacttCTGTCCAAAGTCTTCACATTTTTCCATCTccatgttcacatgttcactTTTAGAGCGTTGAAAATGATACTTCTCgctttgttttgtacattttcaaCTCTAAAAAACACTCTGCAGCAGAAATAATCTCtgtttttaacataaataagaataaTCCACTGTTTGGATCCACAGTTTGGGGTGGAATTAACGGTGCCCTCTACTGGTGGTGAGGggaagcacacgcacacagagacactttgtGCTTAAATG
This Solea solea chromosome 3, fSolSol10.1, whole genome shotgun sequence DNA region includes the following protein-coding sequences:
- the LOC131457011 gene encoding cytochrome P450 26B1; the protein is MLFDSFDLVSALATLAACLVSVALLLAVSQQLWQLRWTATRDKNCKLPMPKGSMGFPFIGETCHWLLQGSGFHASRRQKYGNVFKTHLLGRPLIRVTGAENIRKVLMGEHTLVTTDWPQSTSTLLGPNSLANSIGDIHRKRRKVFAKVFSHEALESYLPKIQQVIQESLRVWSSNPEPINVYRESQRLSFTMAVRVLLGFRVSEEEMRNLFDTFQDFVDNLFSLPIDLPFSGYRRGIRARDALQKSIEKAIREKPLSPQGKDYRDALDVLMESAKENGTELTMQELKESTIELIFAAFATTASASTSLITQLLRHPAVLERLREELRARGLLYNGCLSPEAELQLDTIVSLKYLDCVIKEVLRLFTPVSGAYRTALQTFELDGVQIPKGWSVMYSIRDTHDTSTVFKDVDTFDPDRFSQERGEDKEGRFHYLPFGGGVRSCLGKQLAKLFLRTLAIELACTSRFELATRHFPRVITVPVVHPVDALKVKFYGLDSNQNEIMAKSEELLGATV